Within the Euzebyales bacterium genome, the region GCCCACCGGCTCGCTCACGCTCGCCCTCACCCGCCCGTCCCCACCCACGGTCGGCATCGCCCTGGCCGACGACCTCGTCGATGATGTCCTGCAACACCTCGGGCAGCCGCTTGGCCAGGTGCTCGGACAAGACGTCTGCGAGTTGCAGCTGCAGTCGGCGCAGCCGTGCCGATGTGCTGACCTCAGCCATGCGGTCGAGCACCTCGACGCGTCCGCACCACCCGGCCTCGAGCTCGGCGATCTCCTCGGGCGCGTACGTCTCGGCGGTGGTGACCAGCACGTCCGGGCGCACCGCCTTGATCAGCGCCCAGCGCGGCGCGTCGGCGGGCTTGAGCGTCACCAGCCCCACACCACGTTGATGGGTGACCATCCGCAGCCGTTCCTTCTCCGGAACCGCGGGTCGCGTCGGCCCCTTGCGCCGGCGGACCTTCTCGTCACTGTCGACACCGACGATCAGGAAGTCGCCGAAGCCGCGCGCGGCCTCGAGGTACATCGAGTGGCCCTCGTGGAGGATGTCGAACGACCCGCTGGTCAGCACGATGTTCATGCCCAGGTGTTCGCGCAACGCGTCCACCTTCGCGGCGATCTGGTCGTAGTCGGCGATGAACCGCTCCTCGAACCGCGACGCGTCCGCGAAGAGGCCCGACCTGGTGCTGTGCACGACGCTCCCTTCCACCAGCGGTCACAGCCACGCGCGGCGGTCACCGACCGCGCGCGACCGAGTGTACGGCCGTCACCGACGACGGCCGCCCAGCGCGCCATGTCCTGCGCTAGCGTCACAGGTCATGAACGCTCTCGAGCTCCGCCGCCTCGGTCAACGACTGGTGCAGGTCGCCGACCGGGCGATCGCCGACGCGGGTGGCCACGAGGAGCCCCACATCGGACCCGCGGTCGCCGCGGCCGTCGCTGCCGACGACCACCGCGTGGTCGGCGAGGTGCTCGCCGTGCTCGATGTCCTCGCGCACTGGACGCTGCGCGCCGGGACGTCGAGCCCAGATGATGCGCTGCCCGGGCTGGAGGGCGGATTCGACGCGCTGTACGACGGCACGCCACCGTGGGACATCGGTCGACCGCAGCCGCTGCTCCAGCGCCTCGCCGACGACGGCGAGATCACCGGACGGGTGCTGGACGTCGGCTGCGGCACGGGTGAGCACACCCTGCTCGCGGCTGAGCTCGGCCTGGACGCCGTCGGCGTCGACATCGCGCCGAAGGCCGTGGCCGCCGCCCGGCGCAAGGCCGCGGAGCGCGGTGTCGACGCCCGGTTCGAGGTGCTCGATGTCGCGCACCTCGACGCGCTCGGCCAGACCTTCGACACGGTCATCGACTGCGGTCTGCTGCACACGCTGCCCGAGCCGGCTGTTCCCGGCTTCGTGGATGCGCTGGCCACGGTCATGCGACCCGGCGGTCGGTACCACCTGCTGTGCGTCAGTGACCGCCAACCCGGTCATGCGGGGCCACGCCGTACGAGCCGCGAGTTCATCCGTACGACGTTCGGCGACGGCTGGGAGATCCTTGCGATCGACGAGGCCGAACTGGCGGTCACCATCGCCGCCGGGACGCTGCGCGCGTGGCACGCGGCCATCGTCCGGGTCGACGCCGATGCGAAGTGATGTCAGTCGTCCGCGTGCGCCGGCACGCGCGTGACCTCGACGAGGGTCTCGTGGACGCCGCCGGCCCGGTGTCGTCGGCACCGGTGGCCGCGTTGGTGAGTACGGCCGGCGCTGCGTCGCGAACGTCCGCGCGCACCAG harbors:
- a CDS encoding adenylyltransferase/cytidyltransferase family protein, yielding MHSTRSGLFADASRFEERFIADYDQIAAKVDALREHLGMNIVLTSGSFDILHEGHSMYLEAARGFGDFLIVGVDSDEKVRRRKGPTRPAVPEKERLRMVTHQRGVGLVTLKPADAPRWALIKAVRPDVLVTTAETYAPEEIAELEAGWCGRVEVLDRMAEVSTSARLRRLQLQLADVLSEHLAKRLPEVLQDIIDEVVGQGDADRGWGRAGEGERERAGGRGSA
- a CDS encoding class I SAM-dependent methyltransferase, with product MNALELRRLGQRLVQVADRAIADAGGHEEPHIGPAVAAAVAADDHRVVGEVLAVLDVLAHWTLRAGTSSPDDALPGLEGGFDALYDGTPPWDIGRPQPLLQRLADDGEITGRVLDVGCGTGEHTLLAAELGLDAVGVDIAPKAVAAARRKAAERGVDARFEVLDVAHLDALGQTFDTVIDCGLLHTLPEPAVPGFVDALATVMRPGGRYHLLCVSDRQPGHAGPRRTSREFIRTTFGDGWEILAIDEAELAVTIAAGTLRAWHAAIVRVDADAK